The following coding sequences are from one Triticum aestivum cultivar Chinese Spring chromosome 5A, IWGSC CS RefSeq v2.1, whole genome shotgun sequence window:
- the LOC123106973 gene encoding cysteine-rich receptor-like protein kinase 25, with the protein MIKRFYQNNSHSSLTFENEVRFHAKLLHKNVAKLIGCCSERGEALLVYESLPNGCLSDAVTGTRVLLNWSERFKIILGIARGVAYLHDCCGIQIMHGDLNPQRILLDSYMTPKITDFAFAKVCSPDGRERHKRSLLGTRGYMDPGYVINRIYSVKSDVYSFGITLLEIITAKRPDALFKDAGDLLRLPTMAESMEMYHMIDPALHGESRMTEIMKCIQIALWCSRPNAGDRPSMWDVLLMLSCENATLRVPEPFQSQCDTQELCEGVLSDSEITEPR; encoded by the exons ATGATCAAAAGATTTTATCAAAATAACTCCCATTCTTCACTCACATTTGAAAATGAAGTCCGCTTTCATGCAAAGCTTCTACACAAAAACGTTGCTAAGCTCATTGGATGTTGCAGTGAAAGAGGAGAAGCACTTTTAGTCTATGAATCTCTGCCAAATGGGTGTTTGTCTGACGCGGTAACTG GAACAAGGGTGTTGCTCAACTGGTCTGAGCGCTTCAAAATAATTTTAGGGATAGCCCGTGGGGTGGCCTATCTACATGATTGCTGTGGGATACAAATTATGCATGGGGATTTAAATCCACAAAGGATTCTCTTAGATTCTTATATGACTCCTAAGATTACTGATTTTGCTTTTGCAAAAGTGTGTAGTCCGGATGGGCGTGAAAGACACAAGCGTAGTTTACTCGGTACAAG GGGTTATATGGATCCTGGATATGTTATTAACCGTATTTACTCAGTGAAGAGTGACGTGTATAGCTTTGGTATCACTCTTCTTGAGATAATTACTGCAAAGAGGCCCGATGCACTTTTCAAGGATGCAGGTGAT CTTCTCAGATTGCCGACAATGGCAGAATCAATGGAGATGTACCACATGATAGATCCAGCATTGCATGGTGAATCAAGAATGACCGAGATAATGAAATGCATTCAGATCGCATTATGGTGCTCCAGGCCCAATGCGGGAGACCGGCCCAGCATGTGGGATGTTCTTCTGATGCTCAGCTGCGAGAATGCAACCTTACGTGTGCCGGAGCCATTCCAGAGCCAGTGTGACACACAGGAGCTGTGTGAAGGGGTGCTATCGGATTCAGAGATAACTGAACCAAGATAG